One window from the genome of Hippopotamus amphibius kiboko isolate mHipAmp2 chromosome 13, mHipAmp2.hap2, whole genome shotgun sequence encodes:
- the LOC130835255 gene encoding cytochrome P450 2U1 isoform X2, which yields MASPGLPPAPAEDSPWPLRLLHAPPGLLRLDPTGGALLLLVLAALLGWSWLRRRPERGIPPGPAPWPVVGNFGFVLLPSFLRRKSWPYRRARPGELNTSGLGVQLLLADLAGVYGNIYSFFIGHYLVVVLNDFHSVREALVQQAEVFSDRPRMPLSYILTKGKGIVFAHYGPVWRQQRKFSHSTLRHFGLGKLSLEPKIIEEFKYVKEEMQKHGEAPFNPFPIVNNAVSNIICSLCFGQRFDYTNSEFKKMLNFMSRALEICLNTQLLLVNICSWLYYLPFGPFKELRQIEKDLTIFLKKIIKDHRESLDVENPQDFIDMYLLHVEEERKNNSNSSFDEDYLFYIIGDLFIAGTDTTTNSLLWCLLYMSLNPDIQEKVHEEIERVIGGDRAPSVTDKARMPYTEATIMEVQRLSVVVPLSIPHMTSEKTVLQGYTIPKDTIILPNLWSVHRDPAIWEKPNDFYPNRFLDDQGQLIKKETFIPFGIGKRVCMGEQLAKMELFLVFVSLMQSFTFALPKDSKPILTGKYGLTLAPHPFNIIISKR from the exons ATGGCTTCCCCCGGgctgcccccggcccccgccgAGGACTCCCCCTGGCCTCTGCGCCTGCTGCACGCGCCCCCGGGGCTGCTGCGGCTGGACCCCACGGGCGGCGCGCTGCTGCTGCTCGTCCTCGCCGCGCTGCTGGGCTGGAGCTGGCTGCGGCGGCGCCCGGAGCGGGGCATCCCCCCGGGGCCCGCGCCCTGGCCGGTGGTGGGCAACTTCGGCTTCGTGCTGCTGCCGTCTTTCCTCCGACGAAAGAGCTGGCCGTACCGCCGGGCAAGGCCCGGAGAACTGAATACGTCGGGCCTGGGCGTGCAGCTGCTCCTGGCGGACCTGGCCGGCGTGTACGGCAACATCTACAGCTTCTTCATCGGCCACTACCTGGTGGTGGTCCTCAACGACTTCCACAGCGTGCGCGAGGCGCTGGTGCAGCAGGCCGAGGTCTTCAGCGACCGCCCGCGGATGCCGCTCAGCTACATCCTGACCAAGGGGAAGG GGATTGTATTCGCACATTATGGTCCAGTCTGGAGACAACAGAGGAAGTTCTCTCATTCAACGCTTCGTCATTTTGGCTTGGGAAAGCTTAGCTTGGAGCCCAAGATTATTGAGGAGTTCAAatatgtgaaagaggaaatgcagaagcACGGAGAAGCCCCCTtcaatcctttccccattgtCAACAATGCCGTCTCTAACATCATTTGCTCTTTGTGCTTTGGCCAGCGCTTTGATTACACCAATAGTGAGTTTAAgaaaatgcttaattttatgtCACGAGCATTAGAAATCTGTCTGAACACCCAGCTCCTCCTGGTCAACATATGCTCCTGGCTTTATTACCTTCCTTTTGGACCATTTAAGGAATTAAGACAGATTGAAAAGGATTTAaccattttccttaaaaaaatcatcaaggACCATCGAGAGTCTCTGGATGTagagaaccctcaggacttcatAGACATGTATCTTCTCcatgtggaggaggagaggaaaaataatagcaacagtAGTTTTGATGAAGATTACTTATTTTATATCATTGGAGATCTCTTCATTGCTGGCACTGATACCACAACTAACTCTTTGCTTTGGTGCCTCCTGTATATGTCACTGAACCCCGACATACAAG AAAAGGTTCATGAAGAAATTGAAAGGGTCATTGGTGGTGACCGCGCCCCGTCCGTCACTGACAAGGCCCGGATGCCCTACACGGAGGCCACCATCATGGAGGTCCAGAGGCTGAGCGTGGTGGTGCCGCTCTCCATCCCTCACATGACCTCAGAGAAAACAG tgctCCAAGGGTATACCATTCCTAAAGACACAATAATATTACCCAACTTGTGGTCAGTACACAGAGACCCAGCCATTTGGGAGAAACCAAATGATTTCTACCCTAATCGATTTCTGGATGATCAAGGAcaacttattaaaaaagaaacatttattcctTTTGGGATCG GGAAGCGGGTGTGTATGGGAGAGCAGCTGGCAAAGATGGAATTATTCCTGGTGTTCGTCAGCCTAATGCAGAGCTTCACGTTTGCTTTACCTAAGGACTCGAAGCCGATCCTGACTGGGAAATACGGTCTAACTTTAGCTCCACATCCGTTTAACATAATCATTTCAAAGAGATAA
- the LOC130835255 gene encoding cytochrome P450 2U1 isoform X1, with the protein MASPGLPPAPAEDSPWPLRLLHAPPGLLRLDPTGGALLLLVLAALLGWSWLRRRPERGIPPGPAPWPVVGNFGFVLLPSFLRRKSWPYRRARPGELNTSGLGVQLLLADLAGVYGNIYSFFIGHYLVVVLNDFHSVREALVQQAEVFSDRPRMPLSYILTKGKGELGRGRGSLEGHGPWERAAGAAGIVFAHYGPVWRQQRKFSHSTLRHFGLGKLSLEPKIIEEFKYVKEEMQKHGEAPFNPFPIVNNAVSNIICSLCFGQRFDYTNSEFKKMLNFMSRALEICLNTQLLLVNICSWLYYLPFGPFKELRQIEKDLTIFLKKIIKDHRESLDVENPQDFIDMYLLHVEEERKNNSNSSFDEDYLFYIIGDLFIAGTDTTTNSLLWCLLYMSLNPDIQEKVHEEIERVIGGDRAPSVTDKARMPYTEATIMEVQRLSVVVPLSIPHMTSEKTVLQGYTIPKDTIILPNLWSVHRDPAIWEKPNDFYPNRFLDDQGQLIKKETFIPFGIGKRVCMGEQLAKMELFLVFVSLMQSFTFALPKDSKPILTGKYGLTLAPHPFNIIISKR; encoded by the exons ATGGCTTCCCCCGGgctgcccccggcccccgccgAGGACTCCCCCTGGCCTCTGCGCCTGCTGCACGCGCCCCCGGGGCTGCTGCGGCTGGACCCCACGGGCGGCGCGCTGCTGCTGCTCGTCCTCGCCGCGCTGCTGGGCTGGAGCTGGCTGCGGCGGCGCCCGGAGCGGGGCATCCCCCCGGGGCCCGCGCCCTGGCCGGTGGTGGGCAACTTCGGCTTCGTGCTGCTGCCGTCTTTCCTCCGACGAAAGAGCTGGCCGTACCGCCGGGCAAGGCCCGGAGAACTGAATACGTCGGGCCTGGGCGTGCAGCTGCTCCTGGCGGACCTGGCCGGCGTGTACGGCAACATCTACAGCTTCTTCATCGGCCACTACCTGGTGGTGGTCCTCAACGACTTCCACAGCGTGCGCGAGGCGCTGGTGCAGCAGGCCGAGGTCTTCAGCGACCGCCCGCGGATGCCGCTCAGCTACATCCTGACCAAGGGGAAGGGTGAGCTGGGCCGCGGCCGCGGGAGCCTTGAGGGTCACGGGCCGTGGGAACGCGCGGCTGGGGCTGCAG GGATTGTATTCGCACATTATGGTCCAGTCTGGAGACAACAGAGGAAGTTCTCTCATTCAACGCTTCGTCATTTTGGCTTGGGAAAGCTTAGCTTGGAGCCCAAGATTATTGAGGAGTTCAAatatgtgaaagaggaaatgcagaagcACGGAGAAGCCCCCTtcaatcctttccccattgtCAACAATGCCGTCTCTAACATCATTTGCTCTTTGTGCTTTGGCCAGCGCTTTGATTACACCAATAGTGAGTTTAAgaaaatgcttaattttatgtCACGAGCATTAGAAATCTGTCTGAACACCCAGCTCCTCCTGGTCAACATATGCTCCTGGCTTTATTACCTTCCTTTTGGACCATTTAAGGAATTAAGACAGATTGAAAAGGATTTAaccattttccttaaaaaaatcatcaaggACCATCGAGAGTCTCTGGATGTagagaaccctcaggacttcatAGACATGTATCTTCTCcatgtggaggaggagaggaaaaataatagcaacagtAGTTTTGATGAAGATTACTTATTTTATATCATTGGAGATCTCTTCATTGCTGGCACTGATACCACAACTAACTCTTTGCTTTGGTGCCTCCTGTATATGTCACTGAACCCCGACATACAAG AAAAGGTTCATGAAGAAATTGAAAGGGTCATTGGTGGTGACCGCGCCCCGTCCGTCACTGACAAGGCCCGGATGCCCTACACGGAGGCCACCATCATGGAGGTCCAGAGGCTGAGCGTGGTGGTGCCGCTCTCCATCCCTCACATGACCTCAGAGAAAACAG tgctCCAAGGGTATACCATTCCTAAAGACACAATAATATTACCCAACTTGTGGTCAGTACACAGAGACCCAGCCATTTGGGAGAAACCAAATGATTTCTACCCTAATCGATTTCTGGATGATCAAGGAcaacttattaaaaaagaaacatttattcctTTTGGGATCG GGAAGCGGGTGTGTATGGGAGAGCAGCTGGCAAAGATGGAATTATTCCTGGTGTTCGTCAGCCTAATGCAGAGCTTCACGTTTGCTTTACCTAAGGACTCGAAGCCGATCCTGACTGGGAAATACGGTCTAACTTTAGCTCCACATCCGTTTAACATAATCATTTCAAAGAGATAA